TCCTTTCGTCAAAAGAATTGAATCAGGCAACCCGGGGTCATGGAATAGCCTATTCTGAGAATAAGAATCAGTTCTACATCGTATCTAGTTATCGGGACAGTATCATCATCCTTGATGCAGAGTTCAACGAAATTGATGAAATATCCATTTCCAACAAATATAAAATTGAAGAGGAGCCGCTGCATCACTGCAATGACCTCTGTATCGTTGGCAATAGTCTATATGTCACCATGTTCTCATATACTGGAAACTGGAAGAGGGACATCTTTGATGGTGTTGCTTTGGAAATAGATTTAACCACTAATCTTGTAAAAAATCCCGTAATTACTGATTTATGGATGCCGCATAATATTTCCTACCTGAATGGAAGTCTGGTTGTCCTGGATTCATTACGAGGTGAGCTTAAAGCGAATAATGCAAGGGCTGTTGGGCGTTTCCCTGCCTTTACTCGTGGCTTGGATTATGATGGAGTATACTATTACGTAGGCCAGAGTAGAAATCGTAACTACAGTAAAAATCTTGGTCTATCGCTAAATATCGCCATTGATACCGGGATTGTTATTTTTGATGAGATCACAAAGGTCTCAAGAACCATTTTTCTGCCTCAAAAATTATCAGAGATTCACTCAATAGTGGTTTTATAAAGAAAAATACTAGAGCAAGTAGAGCTTAAAATATTGGGAAGAAATTGAATGTTGTCAGCAAAAGGGAATACGAAATAATGAAAAGAATATTGGTTACTGGTGGGGGCGGGTTTCTGGGCTCTCATCTTTGCGAACAACTCTTGGATAGAGGTGATGAAGTACTATGTGTAGATAATTTCTTTACTGGCAACAAACGGAATATCCATCACCTGTTGAATAATGAAAACTTTGAGGTTATTCGCCACGATGTCACTTTCCCTCTATTC
Above is a genomic segment from Candidatus Neomarinimicrobiota bacterium containing:
- a CDS encoding DUF4915 domain-containing protein is translated as LSSKELNQATRGHGIAYSENKNQFYIVSSYRDSIIILDAEFNEIDEISISNKYKIEEEPLHHCNDLCIVGNSLYVTMFSYTGNWKRDIFDGVALEIDLTTNLVKNPVITDLWMPHNISYLNGSLVVLDSLRGELKANNARAVGRFPAFTRGLDYDGVYYYVGQSRNRNYSKNLGLSLNIAIDTGIVIFDEITKVSRTIFLPQKLSEIHSIVVL